Proteins encoded within one genomic window of Polaribacter sp. NJDZ03:
- a CDS encoding sodium:solute symporter family protein, whose product MNIIDISIIAIYIILTLAVGIWISKRASKGLDSYFLGGKSIKWYYLGLSNGSGMFDISGTALMVGWLFLYGTKSFMLMWLWPIWNQIFIMMFLAVWIRRSNIMTGSEWILTRFGDDKAGRASHKIVALFAVVAAIGFIAYFFEGVGKFMTVILPWDMTFIIGASEILTSEQSYALIIIILTTIYTIKGGMFSVVATEVLQYGIMVIAGVLVAGYTFIAFSDIEITSVITEEWKNVFFGWELDTHWDSKYQKFNDLVDSEGYKMFGALIGMSLFKGFFASIAGPTPSFDMQRILSTKTVKEAAYMSGFTNLVLFIPRYLLIGGVVVIALVVLAPQMAANPNFVGGDLEILLPQVINFHVPVGIKGLLLAGLLAAFMSTFSAFVNAGPAYIVNDIYKKYFKPEATDDHYIKASHLASFAVVGLGVFMGFFADSINSLTLWITSSLFGGYVAANFLKWIWWRFNGWGYFWGMLSGLIIASLQFLLDQNKAHFTEGSLLYDLSNVSAIYLFPVIFGFSLLGSFLGTFLTKPTDIKVLKAFYTNVHPWGFWKPVLKELKKENHKIEKNSEFWSDMLNCAIGIVWQSSMIVLPIYFLIRDYPKAFISLGVFLVTSIILKFTWLDKVRKIPN is encoded by the coding sequence ATGAATATAATAGATATTTCAATTATAGCAATTTACATTATTCTAACACTGGCTGTTGGAATTTGGATTTCAAAAAGAGCTTCTAAAGGATTAGATTCTTATTTTTTAGGAGGTAAATCTATAAAATGGTACTATTTAGGGTTAAGTAATGGCTCTGGGATGTTCGATATTTCTGGAACAGCCTTAATGGTAGGTTGGCTTTTTCTATACGGAACAAAGAGTTTTATGTTAATGTGGCTTTGGCCCATATGGAATCAGATTTTTATTATGATGTTCCTAGCCGTTTGGATTAGGCGCTCTAATATTATGACGGGGTCTGAATGGATTTTAACACGTTTTGGCGATGATAAAGCAGGACGAGCATCTCATAAAATTGTAGCACTGTTTGCTGTGGTTGCTGCCATTGGTTTTATTGCCTACTTTTTTGAAGGTGTAGGTAAGTTTATGACCGTTATTTTACCTTGGGATATGACTTTTATAATAGGTGCTTCAGAAATTTTAACTTCAGAGCAATCTTATGCACTCATTATAATTATTCTAACTACTATTTATACAATAAAAGGAGGAATGTTTTCTGTAGTGGCAACAGAGGTTTTACAATACGGAATAATGGTTATTGCAGGTGTTTTGGTTGCAGGCTATACTTTTATTGCTTTTAGTGATATAGAAATTACAAGTGTAATTACAGAAGAGTGGAAAAACGTTTTCTTCGGATGGGAGTTAGATACACATTGGGATTCTAAGTATCAAAAATTTAATGATTTGGTAGATTCCGAAGGGTATAAAATGTTTGGAGCTTTAATTGGTATGAGTCTTTTTAAAGGATTCTTCGCAAGTATTGCTGGTCCAACACCAAGTTTCGATATGCAACGTATTTTATCAACAAAAACAGTAAAAGAAGCTGCTTACATGAGTGGTTTTACAAATTTGGTATTGTTTATTCCTCGCTATTTATTAATTGGAGGTGTTGTAGTTATTGCGTTGGTAGTTTTAGCTCCTCAAATGGCTGCAAATCCCAATTTTGTAGGTGGAGATTTAGAAATTTTACTACCACAAGTAATTAATTTTCACGTTCCTGTAGGTATTAAAGGATTGCTTTTAGCAGGACTTTTAGCTGCCTTTATGTCTACCTTTTCCGCATTTGTAAACGCAGGACCTGCATATATTGTTAACGATATTTATAAAAAATATTTTAAACCAGAAGCAACGGATGATCACTATATTAAAGCGAGTCATTTGGCTTCTTTTGCAGTGGTAGGATTGGGTGTTTTTATGGGCTTTTTTGCAGATTCTATTAACTCACTAACATTATGGATTACAAGCTCTTTATTTGGTGGGTATGTAGCAGCTAATTTTTTAAAATGGATTTGGTGGAGATTTAACGGTTGGGGATACTTTTGGGGAATGTTATCTGGTTTAATTATTGCCAGTTTGCAATTTCTATTAGATCAAAATAAAGCCCATTTTACAGAAGGCTCACTTTTATATGACTTGTCTAATGTTTCTGCTATTTACTTATTCCCAGTCATATTTGGTTTTTCATTACTTGGTTCATTTTTAGGAACCTTTTTAACGAAACCTACAGATATAAAGGTTTTAAAAGCATTCTATACAAATGTACATCCTTGGGGATTTTGGAAGCCGGTATTAAAAGAATTAAAGAAAGAGAATCATAAAATTGAGAAAAATTCTGAATTTTGGTCAGATATGTTAAACTGTGCAATAGGTATTGTTTGGCAATCTAGTATGATTGTATTGCCTATCTATTTTCTAATAAGAGATTACCCGAAAGCGTTTATTTCTTTAGGCGTATTTTTGGTGACTTCTATTATTTTGAAGTTTACATGGCTAGATAAAGTGAGAAAAATTCCGAATTAA
- a CDS encoding glycoside hydrolase family 18 protein, with the protein MKFIKYIFLLPLFFACNKTAEKQNSVPQEKQTENYKIIGYAAGYEDYDFSKIDATKLTHINFAFANIVDGKAKFELETDKAKIATLISLKKQNPTLKVLYSVGGWVWSDQFSTMAAFDNSRIKFAESCVNLLIEHGFDGVDLDWEYPGQRGQDNPFRPSDKDNFTLLLAEIRKALDVEGKKNNTHYLLTIATGSDDTYIEQTDLGEAHKYLDFINVMCYDFYQGWYYQTGHHANLYPSERDAYNVNSGVDAMERHLEAGVPADKLVMGIPFYGRQWKKVSSTDDGLNEHSQEGGYIVSYKELKEKIAKGKYKEMYDESAKASYLWSESDSTFVSWETSKDIQLKTAFIKENGFGGAMFWEYSLDKDQELLNTLFKGLK; encoded by the coding sequence ATGAAGTTTATAAAATACATATTCCTTTTGCCGTTGTTTTTTGCATGTAATAAAACTGCAGAAAAACAAAATAGTGTACCGCAAGAAAAGCAAACTGAAAATTATAAAATAATTGGTTACGCAGCAGGTTATGAAGACTATGATTTCTCTAAAATTGATGCAACTAAATTAACACACATCAATTTTGCATTTGCAAATATTGTAGATGGTAAAGCAAAATTTGAGTTAGAGACAGATAAAGCAAAAATTGCGACGTTGATATCCTTAAAAAAACAAAATCCAACTTTAAAAGTATTGTATTCTGTTGGCGGTTGGGTTTGGTCAGATCAATTTTCTACGATGGCAGCTTTTGATAACTCTCGAATAAAGTTTGCCGAAAGTTGTGTAAACTTATTAATAGAACATGGTTTTGATGGCGTAGATTTAGATTGGGAATATCCAGGTCAACGTGGACAAGACAATCCTTTTCGTCCTTCAGATAAAGATAATTTTACCTTGCTTTTGGCAGAAATTCGAAAAGCTTTAGATGTTGAAGGAAAGAAAAATAATACCCATTATTTGTTAACCATTGCTACTGGATCTGATGACACTTACATAGAACAAACTGATTTGGGAGAAGCACATAAATACCTCGATTTTATAAATGTAATGTGTTACGATTTTTATCAAGGTTGGTATTATCAAACGGGGCATCATGCAAATTTATATCCTTCAGAAAGAGATGCATACAATGTAAATAGCGGAGTAGATGCTATGGAAAGACATTTGGAAGCGGGTGTGCCAGCAGATAAATTAGTGATGGGGATTCCTTTTTACGGAAGACAATGGAAAAAGGTGAGTTCTACAGATGATGGGTTAAATGAGCATTCTCAAGAAGGCGGTTATATTGTGTCTTACAAAGAACTTAAAGAAAAAATTGCTAAAGGAAAATATAAAGAAATGTACGATGAATCTGCAAAAGCGTCCTATTTATGGAGTGAAAGCGATAGTACATTTGTTTCTTGGGAAACGTCTAAAGATATTCAATTAAAAACAGCATTTATAAAGGAAAATGGTTTTGGTGGAGCGATGTTCTGGGAATATAGTTTAGACAAAGATCAAGAGTTATTAAACACACTTTTTAAAGGATTAAAATAA
- a CDS encoding GH92 family glycosyl hydrolase has protein sequence MKKKHLIILCSILMVSCSKNSETINNTQEKSSISYVDPFIGTGGHGHTYPGATVPFGMLQVSPVNGISEWDWCSGYHYSDDVLVGFSHLSLSGTGIGDLADIIFMPVNKEVDLTINPQSRDSISYKSSYSHKNEKASPGYYQVFLEDHDVNVELTTSKRIANHKYSFKKGDKNSVVIDLGFAINWDRPLETSLNIEDEFTISGTRFSKGWANNQKVFFVAKFSKPIVSHKLYADGNLTAEESAKSKKTSTQLFFDTDDKNELQVKVALSSVSIENAKDNLDTSDFNFEGVKTSAENSWEKALSSFNVETKTDSLKTIFYTALYHAQLAPVTFSDKNGQFRLENDSIVTAENYTAYSTLSLWDTFRAEHPLLTLIAPDKASDMINSMLAYYEPKKILPVWTLYGNETNTMTGYHSIPVIVDAYRKGIRGFDEEKAYEAMKITMLQDERGLNHYKKYGYIPYNLIDESVTISLEYAYDDWCVAEMAKMLGKEDDYQFFLNRSKAYQHLFDKESGFMRGKSQDGKSWNEPFDPKHSNHREQTDYTEGNAWQHSWFVPHAVDNLIEIHGGNKVFTNRLEQLFTESSEITGDNVSADITGLIGQYAHGNEPSHHIAYMFNHAAQPWRTQFWARTIMDTQYNTTPNGLSGNEDCGQMSAWYVLSSMGIYPMNPASGEYEIGTPIFEKATMNLPNGKTFTIEAENISDKNFYIQSATFNGEVFNKTAISHDAILKGGSLHFVMGAKPNKNWGVIGNQQ, from the coding sequence ATGAAAAAAAAACACCTAATTATTCTTTGTTCTATTTTAATGGTAAGCTGCTCTAAAAATTCAGAAACCATAAATAATACTCAAGAAAAATCTTCAATAAGCTATGTAGATCCTTTTATAGGTACTGGAGGACATGGTCATACGTATCCTGGTGCAACTGTGCCTTTTGGTATGTTGCAGGTAAGTCCGGTAAACGGTATTAGTGAGTGGGATTGGTGTTCTGGTTATCATTATTCAGACGATGTTCTGGTGGGTTTTAGCCACTTAAGTTTAAGCGGAACAGGTATTGGAGATTTGGCTGATATTATTTTTATGCCGGTAAATAAAGAAGTAGATTTAACTATAAACCCACAGTCTAGAGATAGTATTTCTTATAAATCTTCTTACAGTCATAAAAATGAGAAAGCATCTCCTGGATATTATCAAGTTTTTTTAGAAGATCATGATGTTAATGTAGAGTTAACAACCTCTAAAAGAATAGCAAATCATAAATATTCATTTAAAAAAGGAGATAAAAATTCTGTTGTCATAGATTTAGGCTTTGCTATTAATTGGGACAGACCTTTAGAAACTTCTTTAAATATTGAAGACGAGTTCACTATAAGTGGAACTAGATTTAGTAAAGGTTGGGCTAACAATCAAAAAGTATTTTTTGTCGCTAAATTTTCGAAGCCAATTGTCAGTCATAAGTTGTATGCTGATGGTAATCTAACAGCTGAAGAATCAGCAAAAAGCAAAAAAACATCCACACAATTATTTTTTGATACAGATGATAAAAATGAATTGCAAGTAAAAGTAGCACTTTCATCTGTGAGTATAGAAAATGCAAAAGATAATTTAGATACTTCTGATTTTAATTTTGAAGGCGTAAAAACTTCTGCAGAGAACTCTTGGGAGAAGGCATTGTCTAGTTTTAATGTAGAAACAAAAACAGACTCTTTAAAAACTATTTTTTATACCGCATTGTATCATGCACAGCTAGCTCCTGTTACGTTTAGTGATAAAAACGGACAGTTTAGATTGGAGAATGATAGTATTGTAACTGCAGAAAATTACACTGCATATTCTACTTTATCTCTTTGGGATACTTTTAGGGCAGAACACCCTTTATTAACCTTGATTGCTCCAGATAAAGCATCGGATATGATTAACTCTATGTTGGCATATTACGAACCTAAAAAAATATTACCAGTTTGGACTTTGTACGGAAACGAAACAAATACAATGACGGGCTATCATTCCATACCTGTAATTGTAGATGCGTATAGAAAAGGTATTCGTGGTTTTGATGAGGAAAAAGCATACGAGGCAATGAAAATTACCATGCTGCAAGACGAACGTGGCTTAAATCATTATAAAAAATACGGATATATTCCTTATAATCTAATAGATGAATCTGTAACCATTTCTTTAGAGTATGCTTATGATGATTGGTGTGTTGCAGAAATGGCAAAAATGTTAGGAAAGGAAGATGATTATCAATTTTTCTTAAATCGATCTAAAGCATATCAACATTTATTTGACAAAGAAAGTGGTTTCATGCGTGGGAAATCTCAAGATGGAAAATCGTGGAACGAACCTTTCGATCCAAAACATTCTAACCACAGAGAGCAGACAGATTATACTGAAGGAAATGCTTGGCAACACAGTTGGTTTGTACCTCATGCAGTAGATAATTTAATAGAAATTCATGGTGGTAATAAAGTTTTCACAAATCGTTTAGAGCAATTATTTACAGAAAGCTCAGAAATTACTGGCGATAATGTTTCTGCAGATATTACGGGGCTTATCGGTCAATATGCACATGGTAATGAACCGAGTCACCACATTGCGTATATGTTTAATCATGCAGCACAACCTTGGCGTACTCAGTTTTGGGCACGTACTATTATGGATACGCAATATAATACAACACCAAACGGATTGAGTGGTAATGAAGATTGTGGGCAAATGAGTGCTTGGTATGTGTTGAGTTCTATGGGAATATACCCTATGAATCCGGCTTCTGGAGAATATGAAATTGGAACTCCAATTTTTGAAAAAGCAACAATGAATCTTCCTAATGGTAAAACATTTACTATTGAAGCAGAAAATATATCTGACAAAAATTTCTATATTCAATCGGCAACTTTTAATGGCGAAGTTTTTAATAAAACGGCTATTTCACACGATGCTATTTTAAAAGGAGGGAGCTTACATTTTGTAATGGGGGCTAAACCTAATAAAAATTGGGGAGTAATAGGTAACCAACAATAA
- a CDS encoding LytTR family DNA-binding domain-containing protein — MKIKCLIIDDEPLAVNVVKNYLEQIEDAELVNSFNNAIDALNFIKNNKVDLIFLDINMPVLDGLNFIKSLKNPPLIIITSAYTEFAIDAYEFDVIDYLVKPYEFHRFMKAINKVYSRLDINNATNPVKNTRQYLFIKIDKKKMKKIFLDEILVIESLKDYLKINTTNGKFLIHSTLSSFTDLLPKNNFIRIHRSYTIAMNKIDAVEGNSIEIDGMRYVIGRSYINEVKDIILKSSI; from the coding sequence ATGAAAATAAAATGCTTAATTATTGATGATGAACCTTTAGCGGTTAATGTTGTAAAAAATTACTTAGAACAAATTGAAGATGCAGAATTAGTAAACTCTTTTAACAATGCAATTGATGCTTTAAATTTTATAAAAAACAATAAAGTTGATCTTATATTTCTTGACATTAACATGCCTGTTTTAGACGGACTTAATTTTATTAAAAGTCTAAAAAACCCACCTTTAATTATAATTACTAGTGCATATACGGAGTTTGCTATAGATGCCTACGAATTTGATGTTATTGATTATCTAGTAAAACCTTATGAATTTCATAGATTTATGAAAGCCATAAATAAGGTATATAGTAGATTAGACATTAACAACGCTACAAACCCTGTTAAGAATACACGCCAATATCTTTTTATTAAAATTGATAAGAAAAAAATGAAAAAAATTTTCTTAGATGAAATACTGGTTATAGAAAGTCTTAAGGACTACTTAAAAATCAACACCACTAACGGCAAGTTTTTAATTCACAGCACCTTATCTAGCTTTACAGATTTATTACCTAAAAATAATTTTATTAGAATACATAGATCCTACACTATTGCTATGAATAAAATTGATGCTGTAGAAGGTAATAGTATTGAAATTGATGGAATGAGGTATGTTATAGGAAGATCTTACATAAATGAAGTAAAGGATATAATCTTAAAATCTTCTATTTAA
- a CDS encoding sensor histidine kinase, translating into MVVTKFNLTYFLISNEVWPEGPEPINSLSLNYVLDMMIGEVYVITFITAIKVTFDFLEKQKLVADLEKTQLETELLFLKAQVSPHFFFNTLNNIHSLALEQSEKTSKIILRLSELMRYLLYETKSNRQSLINEIQCIQNYLDLEKIRHDELLQISLSISGDIQDKEISPILLLTFVENAFKHGVNKNIGVKKIDIDFTIKGDFLYFTITNPLPAVSENKSTFEHSSGIGLENVKKRLTLGYNKNDYKLTINTNDKFTVELKIKVT; encoded by the coding sequence ATGGTGGTCACAAAATTTAATTTAACTTATTTTTTAATAAGTAATGAAGTTTGGCCAGAAGGCCCTGAGCCTATTAATTCGCTGTCATTAAATTACGTTTTAGACATGATGATAGGAGAAGTATATGTGATAACTTTTATTACAGCCATTAAGGTTACTTTCGATTTTTTAGAAAAGCAAAAACTAGTTGCAGATCTTGAAAAAACACAATTGGAAACTGAATTATTGTTTTTAAAAGCGCAAGTATCTCCTCACTTTTTTTTTAATACACTTAACAATATTCATTCTCTTGCGTTAGAACAGTCAGAAAAAACATCCAAAATAATTTTAAGACTTTCCGAGCTCATGCGCTACTTACTTTATGAAACAAAATCTAATCGACAATCTTTAATCAATGAAATACAATGCATTCAGAATTATTTAGATTTAGAAAAAATTAGGCATGATGAATTGTTACAAATTTCTTTGTCTATTTCTGGAGATATTCAAGACAAAGAAATTTCTCCTATTTTACTACTTACTTTTGTGGAAAACGCTTTTAAACATGGGGTTAATAAAAATATAGGTGTTAAAAAAATTGATATCGATTTTACTATAAAAGGAGACTTCCTCTATTTTACAATTACCAACCCACTACCTGCAGTATCAGAAAATAAAAGTACTTTTGAACATTCCAGTGGTATAGGTTTAGAGAATGTAAAAAAAAGGTTAACTTTAGGCTATAATAAAAACGACTATAAACTAACTATAAATACTAATGATAAGTTTACTGTAGAGCTAAAAATTAAAGTAACTTAA
- a CDS encoding glycoside hydrolase family 130 protein: MKSIPWQDKPEGCNDVVWRYSENPVINRYDIPSSNSIFNSAVVPFKDGFAGVFRCDNKAVQMNIFAGFSKNGIDWDINHEPIEMEAGNTEMIESDYKYDPRVVFIEDRYWITWCNGYNGPTIGIGYTFDFKEFFQCENAFLPFNRNGVLFPQKINGKYAMLSRPSDNGHTPFGDIYISYSPDMKYWGEHRCVMKATPFEDSAWQCTKIGAGPIPILTDEGWLMIYHGVINTCNGFRYAMGSALLDENEPDKVKYRTQPYLLGPAESYETTGDVPNVVFPCAALHDVEEDKLAIYYGAADTVVAMAFGKLSEVIQYTKEHSL; encoded by the coding sequence ATGAAATCAATTCCTTGGCAAGATAAACCAGAAGGTTGCAATGATGTAGTTTGGAGATATTCGGAAAACCCTGTGATAAACAGGTATGACATTCCATCTTCTAACAGTATTTTTAATAGTGCTGTTGTTCCTTTTAAAGATGGTTTTGCAGGTGTTTTTAGATGTGATAACAAAGCAGTACAAATGAATATTTTTGCTGGTTTTAGTAAAAACGGAATTGATTGGGATATCAATCATGAGCCAATTGAAATGGAAGCAGGAAATACCGAAATGATAGAGTCTGATTATAAATACGACCCACGTGTGGTATTTATTGAAGATAGATACTGGATTACTTGGTGTAATGGTTATAACGGACCAACAATTGGAATTGGGTATACCTTCGATTTTAAAGAATTTTTTCAATGTGAAAATGCTTTTTTACCTTTTAATAGAAACGGTGTTTTATTTCCGCAGAAAATAAATGGTAAATATGCAATGTTAAGTCGACCAAGTGATAATGGACATACTCCGTTTGGTGATATTTACATTAGCTACAGCCCAGATATGAAATATTGGGGAGAACATCGTTGTGTAATGAAAGCAACACCTTTTGAAGATAGTGCGTGGCAATGTACCAAAATTGGTGCAGGTCCAATTCCTATTTTAACAGACGAAGGTTGGTTAATGATTTATCACGGAGTAATAAATACTTGCAATGGGTTCCGTTATGCAATGGGATCTGCACTTTTAGATGAAAATGAACCAGACAAAGTTAAATACAGAACGCAACCTTATTTATTAGGACCAGCAGAATCATATGAAACTACTGGTGATGTGCCTAATGTTGTATTTCCTTGTGCAGCGTTACACGATGTAGAAGAAGATAAATTAGCTATTTATTATGGTGCTGCAGATACAGTGGTAGCAATGGCTTTTGGTAAATTGAGTGAAGTTATTCAATATACAAAAGAGCATAGTTTATAA
- a CDS encoding family 10 glycosylhydrolase — MKTKFTLFVWSIFLIVGCNQLQQEKEVKSSDISAKKVDEFTFGTWITSNKEKTNEAYKSEFKKYKAGGIDEILINTGTDPKELERLVPIAKEEGLNVHAWIMAVNRPGDTVALKHPEWYMVSRDGKSCFDTRPYVGYYQWLCPTRTESRNHILGLVEGLAKVEGIESVHLDYIRFPDIFLPIGLLPKYDLVQDTEMAEYDFCYCDECINAFEKIHHKNPRESKNTAIDMEWKNFRLNAIKAIVDDAYKLVHKHNKKLTAAVFPYPEMADHMVRQRWDKWNIDEVYPMIYHGFYNEEIDWIGYATKQSVADVESENIAVNTGIYIPPFTSSAELKQAIILAKENGAKGVTFFDGPQLTDEYLKVIKETKDSFK, encoded by the coding sequence ATGAAGACAAAATTTACATTATTTGTTTGGTCTATTTTTTTAATAGTAGGCTGTAATCAATTGCAACAAGAGAAAGAAGTGAAATCTTCTGATATTTCAGCAAAGAAAGTTGATGAATTTACTTTTGGTACTTGGATAACTTCTAATAAAGAAAAAACAAATGAGGCTTATAAGTCTGAATTTAAAAAATATAAAGCTGGCGGAATTGATGAAATTTTAATTAATACAGGAACAGATCCTAAAGAATTAGAACGTTTAGTTCCTATAGCAAAGGAAGAAGGTTTAAATGTACATGCGTGGATTATGGCTGTAAATCGTCCAGGAGATACGGTTGCATTAAAGCATCCAGAATGGTATATGGTAAGTAGAGATGGTAAATCTTGCTTTGATACAAGACCGTATGTTGGGTATTATCAATGGCTGTGTCCTACAAGAACTGAATCTAGAAATCATATTTTAGGCTTGGTAGAAGGTTTGGCAAAAGTAGAAGGAATTGAAAGTGTACATTTAGATTATATCCGTTTTCCAGATATTTTTTTACCTATTGGATTACTTCCTAAATACGACTTAGTACAAGATACAGAAATGGCCGAATACGATTTCTGTTATTGTGATGAATGCATCAATGCTTTTGAGAAAATTCACCATAAAAACCCAAGAGAAAGTAAAAATACAGCCATTGATATGGAGTGGAAAAACTTCAGATTAAACGCTATAAAAGCGATTGTAGATGATGCATATAAACTTGTACACAAACACAATAAAAAATTAACAGCAGCTGTATTTCCGTATCCAGAAATGGCAGACCACATGGTACGTCAGCGTTGGGATAAATGGAATATTGATGAGGTATACCCAATGATTTATCATGGTTTTTATAATGAAGAAATAGATTGGATTGGTTATGCTACCAAACAGAGTGTTGCTGATGTAGAATCAGAAAATATTGCAGTTAATACGGGTATTTATATTCCACCATTCACATCATCAGCAGAACTAAAACAAGCAATTATTTTAGCAAAAGAAAATGGAGCAAAAGGGGTTACCTTTTTTGATGGTCCACAGTTAACCGATGAGTACTTAAAAGTTATTAAAGAAACCAAAGATAGTTTTAAGTAG
- a CDS encoding SusD/RagB family nutrient-binding outer membrane lipoprotein produces the protein MPLETWSDHRRLGLPFFENPAVEKPLTDMPQLTNGNFMTNSIDFYGQRLKYPSNFSSNIPGGYQQAVGKLGGPDTVFTPLWWAQQN, from the coding sequence TTGCCTTTAGAAACTTGGAGTGATCATAGAAGACTAGGTTTACCATTTTTCGAGAATCCAGCAGTGGAAAAGCCTTTAACGGACATGCCACAATTAACAAATGGAAATTTTATGACCAATAGTATTGATTTTTATGGTCAACGTTTAAAGTATCCTTCAAATTTTTCTAGTAATATTCCTGGAGGATACCAACAAGCAGTTGGTAAGTTAGGAGGACCAGATACTGTATTTACACCATTATGGTGGGCACAGCAAAATTAA
- a CDS encoding carbohydrate-binding family 9-like protein has product MSLKLKYLAPLFCLISMASYAQEIKTIIPENYIAYHSAEAIAIDGNENDVSWSKVNWSDPFIDIQGIKKPAYKTQIKMLWDDTYFYILAKMEEPHVWADITEHDAIIFHNNDFEVFVDPDGDTHNYYEIEVNAINTIWDLFITKPYREQNNVVLNDWTATGMKTAITIDGTLNNPNDTDKGWTLEMAIPWSVYKKSYFENNVPKDQFWRVNFSRVNWDYQITDGKYERKKDANGKHLSEYNWVWSPQGVINMHEPEKWGYVYFSSKEVGEKDTFEVSNDEKIKWELYKLYRAQKQYYETNKTWSTSLNKIASSAIIVDGKTIKPTLINHRFGWTIFVKSPFSNKLMTIKEDGTFVKK; this is encoded by the coding sequence ATGAGTTTAAAATTAAAATATTTAGCACCTTTATTTTGTTTGATTTCGATGGCATCTTATGCCCAAGAAATAAAGACCATTATACCAGAAAACTATATTGCGTATCATAGTGCTGAAGCAATTGCTATTGATGGAAATGAAAATGATGTTTCTTGGAGTAAAGTAAACTGGTCGGATCCTTTTATAGATATTCAAGGAATAAAAAAGCCAGCCTATAAAACCCAGATTAAAATGCTGTGGGACGATACGTATTTTTACATTTTAGCAAAAATGGAAGAGCCGCACGTTTGGGCAGATATTACAGAGCATGATGCTATTATTTTTCATAATAACGATTTTGAAGTTTTTGTTGATCCAGATGGAGATACACATAATTATTATGAAATAGAAGTAAATGCAATCAATACCATTTGGGATTTATTTATTACAAAACCCTATAGAGAACAAAATAATGTTGTTTTAAATGATTGGACTGCAACCGGAATGAAAACTGCCATTACCATTGATGGTACTTTAAATAACCCAAATGATACAGACAAAGGGTGGACTCTTGAAATGGCAATTCCTTGGAGTGTTTATAAGAAATCTTATTTTGAGAATAATGTTCCTAAAGATCAGTTTTGGCGTGTGAATTTTTCTAGAGTAAATTGGGATTACCAAATTACAGATGGTAAATATGAACGTAAAAAAGATGCGAACGGTAAGCATCTTTCTGAATACAATTGGGTTTGGTCTCCACAAGGAGTCATTAATATGCACGAACCAGAAAAGTGGGGCTATGTTTATTTTTCATCCAAAGAAGTTGGTGAAAAAGACACGTTTGAAGTTTCTAATGATGAAAAAATTAAATGGGAATTGTATAAATTATACCGCGCTCAAAAACAGTATTATGAAACAAATAAAACTTGGTCAACTTCTCTTAATAAAATAGCTTCCTCTGCAATAATTGTAGATGGAAAAACAATAAAACCAACGCTTATTAATCATCGTTTTGGTTGGACTATTTTTGTAAAGAGTCCATTTTCCAATAAATTGATGACGATAAAAGAAGATGGTACTTTTGTGAAAAAATAA